In Clarias gariepinus isolate MV-2021 ecotype Netherlands chromosome 1, CGAR_prim_01v2, whole genome shotgun sequence, one DNA window encodes the following:
- the LOC128518259 gene encoding gastrula zinc finger protein XlCGF26.1-like isoform X2, producing MNTTVTVFSCSWCPLSYTSQIDLHNHIKTCHSEESGKMKNESLTPTVCSVSNQDPGGRSPTPANHKPLEDSECGNRFNEKLNLKNQQTLKIKERPYHCLDCGKSFTHRNTLRQHKRIHTGEKPYHCSECGKSFNHHTNLQTHQRIHTGERPYQCSECEKNFTHQSALQRHQLIHTGEKPYQCPECGKSFSRKTNLKTHQRSHTGEKLHHCLQCGKSFSYRSTLQTHHRMHTGEKPYNCSQCGKGFAQLGHLKQHQNIHSGEKPYSCLYCGKCFAQAGHLQKHQTVHTGEKPYSCSQCGKSFTQLSTLQTHLRIHTGEKPYQCSQCGRSFTKNSTLKTHQRIHTGERPYQCAQCEKSFTHLLSLQIHQRGHSGERPYQCLQCGKSFIRRTYLQVHERIHTGEKPYVCSQCGKSFSQLNSLKAHQRVHTG from the coding sequence aTGAACACCACTGTGACAGTTTTTTCCTGCTCCTGGTGTCCACTTTCCTACACATCTCAAATTGACCTCCACAACCACATTAAGACATGCCACTCTGAGGAATcaggaaaaatgaaaaatgaaagctTGACGCCCACAGTGTGCTCCGTTAGTAACCAAGATCCTGGTGGTCGTTCACCAACACCCGCCAATCACAAACCACTAGAGGATTCTGAGTGTGGGAACCGTTTTAACGAAaagcttaatttaaaaaaccaacaaactcttaaaataaaagagaggcCGTATCACTGTTTGGACTGCGGGAAAAGCTTTACTCATCGGAATACCCTGCGCCAACACAAGCGTATTCACACAGGTGAGAAGCCATATCACTGCTcagagtgtggaaagagttttaatcATCACACAAATCTCCAAACACATCAGCGCATTCATACAGGAGAGAGGCCATATCAGTGCTCAGAGTGTGAGAAGAATTTTACTCACCAAAGCGCTCTACAACGACACCAGctcattcacactggagagaagccatatcaGTGCCCGGAGTGCGGCAAGAGCTTCAGTCGGAAAACCAATCTCAAAACGCACCAGCGCAGTCACACGGGAGAGAAGCTGCACCACTGCTTGCAGTGCGGAAAGAGTTTTTCCTACAGGAGCACTCTGCAAACGCACCACCGCATGCACACCGGAGAGAAGCCGTAcaactgctcacagtgtggcaAAGGCTTTGCACAACTcggtcatcttaaacaacaccaGAATATTCACTCTGGAGAAAAGCCGTACAGCTGTTTATACTGCGGAAAGTGTTTTGCACAAGCGGGTCATCTTCAAAAACACCAGACAGTTCACACGGGCGAAAAGCCGTACAGCtgttcacagtgtgggaagagttttacccaGCTGAGTACTCTCCAAACACACCTGCGCATCCATaccggagagaagccgtatcagtgctcgcAGTGCGGGAGGAGTTTTACTAAAAACAGTACTCTTAAAAcgcaccagcgcattcacacgggAGAGAGACCGTATCAGTGTGCGCAATGCGAGAAGAGTTTTACACACCTGCTTAGTCTCCAGATACACCAGCGTGGCCACAGCGGAGAGAGACCCTACCAGTGCTTacagtgcgggaagagttttaTTCGCCGGACGTATCTCCAGGTACATGAGcgtattcacacaggagagaagccctACGTCTGCTcccagtgtgggaagagttttagtCAGCTGAATTCACTCAAAGCACACCAACGCGTTCACACAGGGTAG
- the LOC128518259 gene encoding gastrula zinc finger protein XlCGF26.1-like isoform X1 produces MMYQAEMNTTVTVFSCSWCPLSYTSQIDLHNHIKTCHSEESGKMKNESLTPTVCSVSNQDPGGRSPTPANHKPLEDSECGNRFNEKLNLKNQQTLKIKERPYHCLDCGKSFTHRNTLRQHKRIHTGEKPYHCSECGKSFNHHTNLQTHQRIHTGERPYQCSECEKNFTHQSALQRHQLIHTGEKPYQCPECGKSFSRKTNLKTHQRSHTGEKLHHCLQCGKSFSYRSTLQTHHRMHTGEKPYNCSQCGKGFAQLGHLKQHQNIHSGEKPYSCLYCGKCFAQAGHLQKHQTVHTGEKPYSCSQCGKSFTQLSTLQTHLRIHTGEKPYQCSQCGRSFTKNSTLKTHQRIHTGERPYQCAQCEKSFTHLLSLQIHQRGHSGERPYQCLQCGKSFIRRTYLQVHERIHTGEKPYVCSQCGKSFSQLNSLKAHQRVHTG; encoded by the coding sequence aaaTGAACACCACTGTGACAGTTTTTTCCTGCTCCTGGTGTCCACTTTCCTACACATCTCAAATTGACCTCCACAACCACATTAAGACATGCCACTCTGAGGAATcaggaaaaatgaaaaatgaaagctTGACGCCCACAGTGTGCTCCGTTAGTAACCAAGATCCTGGTGGTCGTTCACCAACACCCGCCAATCACAAACCACTAGAGGATTCTGAGTGTGGGAACCGTTTTAACGAAaagcttaatttaaaaaaccaacaaactcttaaaataaaagagaggcCGTATCACTGTTTGGACTGCGGGAAAAGCTTTACTCATCGGAATACCCTGCGCCAACACAAGCGTATTCACACAGGTGAGAAGCCATATCACTGCTcagagtgtggaaagagttttaatcATCACACAAATCTCCAAACACATCAGCGCATTCATACAGGAGAGAGGCCATATCAGTGCTCAGAGTGTGAGAAGAATTTTACTCACCAAAGCGCTCTACAACGACACCAGctcattcacactggagagaagccatatcaGTGCCCGGAGTGCGGCAAGAGCTTCAGTCGGAAAACCAATCTCAAAACGCACCAGCGCAGTCACACGGGAGAGAAGCTGCACCACTGCTTGCAGTGCGGAAAGAGTTTTTCCTACAGGAGCACTCTGCAAACGCACCACCGCATGCACACCGGAGAGAAGCCGTAcaactgctcacagtgtggcaAAGGCTTTGCACAACTcggtcatcttaaacaacaccaGAATATTCACTCTGGAGAAAAGCCGTACAGCTGTTTATACTGCGGAAAGTGTTTTGCACAAGCGGGTCATCTTCAAAAACACCAGACAGTTCACACGGGCGAAAAGCCGTACAGCtgttcacagtgtgggaagagttttacccaGCTGAGTACTCTCCAAACACACCTGCGCATCCATaccggagagaagccgtatcagtgctcgcAGTGCGGGAGGAGTTTTACTAAAAACAGTACTCTTAAAAcgcaccagcgcattcacacgggAGAGAGACCGTATCAGTGTGCGCAATGCGAGAAGAGTTTTACACACCTGCTTAGTCTCCAGATACACCAGCGTGGCCACAGCGGAGAGAGACCCTACCAGTGCTTacagtgcgggaagagttttaTTCGCCGGACGTATCTCCAGGTACATGAGcgtattcacacaggagagaagccctACGTCTGCTcccagtgtgggaagagttttagtCAGCTGAATTCACTCAAAGCACACCAACGCGTTCACACAGGGTAG